The sequence AAGCTGTCGTCGAACGAGAACCCGCTCGGTGCCTGCGCTGCAGCAATCGCCAGCCTTTCCAGCGATGCGACCGCCAAAGCCGCCCGCTATCCCGACCCCGATGCTACAGAGCTGCGTATGGCTGTGGGTGCGTTACACGATCTGCCGGTCGCGCAGATTGTCTGCGGTACCGGATCGGACGAGTTGCTCAATCTGGCAGCCCAAGGCTATGCTGGTCCCGGCGATGAGATCATCCATGTACGCTATGGCTTTGCCGTTTATGACATAGCAACACGGCGTATCGGCGCGGTGCCGGTGATCGCCCCCGACAAGGATTATGGTACCGATATCGACACGGTCCTGGCCTGTGTCAGCGACAAGACTCGCGTCATCTATCTCGCCAACCCCAATAACCCCACTGGCACCATCATCGCCGATAGCGAGATCGCGCGGTTGCATGCCGCGCTGCCTGACACCGTGCTGCTGGTCCTCGACCAGGCTTATGGCGAGTATCTCGAACCCGCTGCGGGGAGCGACCCGTTTTCGCTGGCGCGAGCCCATGACAATGTGCTGATCACCCGCACCTTCTCGAAAATCTATGGTCTGGCGGCACAGCGCATCGGCTGGGCCTTTGGCGCACCGGGATTGATCGACACCATCAACCGCATCCGTGCGCCATTCAACGTTACCAGCTCGGGTCAGGCAGCGGCCCTCGCGGCACTTGGCGATCAGGATTTCGTCACCCGCTCACGCGAACATAATGCCCGGTGGCGACAATGGCTTGTCAATGAACTGGCAACGCTCGGCAATTACGGGCTCGAGGCCATTCCCAGCCATGCCAATTTCCTGCTGGTCCGGTTTGGCGGTGGCCTGACTGCGGAATCGGCCTATCATGGCCTTGCGGCAGCAGGCTATATCGCCCGCTGGCTTCCGGGCCAGGGCCTTCCTGACTGCCTGCGCATCAGCATCGGCACCGAAGCAGAGATGCACGGCATGATGCGGGCCCTGCGGGCGCTATGCGACAATGGCGCGGCGTCATGACGGCGTTTCGGCACATTGCGATCATCGGCACGGGTCTGATCGGTGGCTCGGTGGCGCGGGCGGTACGCGAAAAACTGCCCGATATGCAGCTTTCGGGCTTTGACCGCGATATAGCTACCCGCAACCGCGCCAGTGAACTGGGGCTCTTCGATGCGGTGCATGACGATTATGCCGCGCTGTCGGCGGCTGATCTGGTGCTGCTGTGCGTCCCGGTAGGGGCGATGGGCGATGTCGCCAGCGATATCGCACCCCATATTACCCCCGATGCGATCATCAGCGATGTCGGCTCGTGCAAAGCCAGCGTGCTCGCCGATCTGCGCGCTGCCTTGCCCGGTGCCGCAATCATTCCGGCGCATCCCGTCGCGGGCACCGAGAAAAGTGGCCCCGATGCCGGCTTTGCAAGCCTGTTTGAAGGCCGCTGGTGCATCCTGACCCCGGATGCTGATGCAAAGGAGACGGATATTGCCAGGCTGGAGGCGTTCTGGACCGCACTGGGCGCGGATACCGAACGGATGGATGCGACGCATCATGACCGGGTGCTGGCGGTGACCAGCCATTTGCCGCATCTTATCGCCTATACCATTGTCGGCACCGCCAGTGATCTGGAGAGCGTTACCCGCTCGGAAGTGATCAAATATTCTGCTGGCGGCTTTCGCGACTTTACCCGAATCGCCGCCTCCGACCCGGTAATGTGGCGCGATGTCTTCCTCTCCAACCGGGAGGCTGTACTCGACATGCTGCAACGCTTCACCGAGGATCTGACCGCATTGCAGCGCGCCATCCGCCGTGACGAAGGCGATGTACTCGAGGACCTGTTCTCCCGCACCCGCGCCATCAGGCGGAGGATTATCGATGAGGGACAGGATGATGCCTCTGCCGATTTCGGCCGCCGCCATGACTAGGCCGGAACGGCATCTTCCGCGTTAGCGCCGCAGTCATTGAGCGCATTGATCGCTTCCGTCACCCTTGCCTCCATCTCGGCGCGCGGTAGCCCGGGCGGTATCGGATCACCAACTCTGTAGGTTATTGTTCCGGGGTATTTTATCCGATTATACGGCCCCAACAACCGGCCACTGTCTACCGCCACCGGCACTACGGTAAGGCCAAAGGCACGATACAGCCCGGCAAAACCCGATTGTAGCTTGCCCCGCTCGCCATGGCGCATCCGCGTACCCTCGGGAAAAATCACCAATGGCCGGCCATCGGCAATATAGGTCTTTGCCGCCTTCATCATCGCCCGCAAGGCGCCGGCCCCGCCCGAGCGATCGACATAGATCATGCCATAGCTCTTGGCGACACCGCTCCACAGCGGAATCGCCGAGAGCTGCCGCTTGGCAATCGGCACGGGACGCTCATGCAGCCGCAGCAGCTCGATCGTCTCGAAAAAGGATTCATGGCGCAGCGCATAAAGCACCGGGCCATGGCGGAAATGGCCATCGACCACAACCCTGATCCCCAGCAGCCAACGCACACAGCCATAATGAAAATGCCCCCAGCCATGCGCCGCCGAGCGCAATAGCGACATGGAAAGCGGCGCGGCCAGTGCCGCGAGCACAACAAAGGGCACCGACCCTGTATAAAAGACCAGCGTGAACAGCGCCGTACGCAGAGCGGCGATGATGGTCTTCAGGCCCGATAGCATCGGCGACTATATCCCGGTCAACGCCCCGGCCAGGCGCAGCAGATATTTGTTATATTCGGTGAACAGCACCCGCAGCGACGGTTCGCCGCGCACGGCATCGCGATAGATGGTGACATTGTCCGGCATCGCGCGTTCAATCTCGAAAGCGGCACGATGCATGTGCCAGTCCGAGGTAATCAGCCGTACACTGTCATATTCGCCCTTGGCGACCCAGCGTGCCATTTCCAGCGCATTGGTGCGGGTATCGACGGCAGCAAAGCCGAGATCGATGCAGCAGTTGAACGTCGCTTCATGGTCAGGATATTGCGCCACCAGCTCCTCGCGCAGCACCTGGCGGTCGACCCCGGTGA comes from Pseudomonadota bacterium and encodes:
- the hisC gene encoding histidinol-phosphate transaminase, yielding MTVPSPSGPQPKPWISAISAYSPGKSRLGQGMTPVKLSSNENPLGACAAAIASLSSDATAKAARYPDPDATELRMAVGALHDLPVAQIVCGTGSDELLNLAAQGYAGPGDEIIHVRYGFAVYDIATRRIGAVPVIAPDKDYGTDIDTVLACVSDKTRVIYLANPNNPTGTIIADSEIARLHAALPDTVLLVLDQAYGEYLEPAAGSDPFSLARAHDNVLITRTFSKIYGLAAQRIGWAFGAPGLIDTINRIRAPFNVTSSGQAAALAALGDQDFVTRSREHNARWRQWLVNELATLGNYGLEAIPSHANFLLVRFGGGLTAESAYHGLAAAGYIARWLPGQGLPDCLRISIGTEAEMHGMMRALRALCDNGAAS
- a CDS encoding prephenate/arogenate dehydrogenase family protein, with the protein product MTAFRHIAIIGTGLIGGSVARAVREKLPDMQLSGFDRDIATRNRASELGLFDAVHDDYAALSAADLVLLCVPVGAMGDVASDIAPHITPDAIISDVGSCKASVLADLRAALPGAAIIPAHPVAGTEKSGPDAGFASLFEGRWCILTPDADAKETDIARLEAFWTALGADTERMDATHHDRVLAVTSHLPHLIAYTIVGTASDLESVTRSEVIKYSAGGFRDFTRIAASDPVMWRDVFLSNREAVLDMLQRFTEDLTALQRAIRRDEGDVLEDLFSRTRAIRRRIIDEGQDDASADFGRRHD
- a CDS encoding lysophospholipid acyltransferase family protein is translated as MLSGLKTIIAALRTALFTLVFYTGSVPFVVLAALAAPLSMSLLRSAAHGWGHFHYGCVRWLLGIRVVVDGHFRHGPVLYALRHESFFETIELLRLHERPVPIAKRQLSAIPLWSGVAKSYGMIYVDRSGGAGALRAMMKAAKTYIADGRPLVIFPEGTRMRHGERGKLQSGFAGLYRAFGLTVVPVAVDSGRLLGPYNRIKYPGTITYRVGDPIPPGLPRAEMEARVTEAINALNDCGANAEDAVPA
- a CDS encoding YdcF family protein, which produces MIIRILALVMLSWIVGFIVFAVSLPLPLDDRETDAIVVLTGAPMRIERGLEAVEKDWSKAMLITGVDRQVLREELVAQYPDHEATFNCCIDLGFAAVDTRTNALEMARWVAKGEYDSVRLITSDWHMHRAAFEIERAMPDNVTIYRDAVRGEPSLRVLFTEYNKYLLRLAGALTGI